A stretch of the Conger conger chromosome 3, fConCon1.1, whole genome shotgun sequence genome encodes the following:
- the LOC133124979 gene encoding ankyrin repeat domain-containing protein SOWAHC-like — MYDSSSIPELSDRISSTANFSSHLGGAVSPRVEEEESGCDTANASGKGSHVLDIFRAAGEYASVAARGSRAGTHQASTRRSRLQRQQEVGDPGSIGTYGASLKLSGEVSEKGSLTPAMRKKYLKDLFVNNGLHSGLGSILVSSNSSSTSSKDGDNEAAYSTEESNNNAFWVLDPMEHAWMLSVVDGNFDTIVDYLSEDFSLLTKKDFVSGFTVVHWLAKNGRDETLVKLLKYAEKEGSPVNVNLKASGGLTPLHLAAMHGQYMVVKILVGAFGADLEAMDYSGRRAWQYLKTNAPAEMRELLGGTDYEYGAFGCHNANNNSGTAAQNSKSDAKGEKEEVDSFERRNNRSVFGSLRKFLSPVLNFVNSSMGADS; from the coding sequence ATGTATGACAGCTCTAGCATCCCAGAGCTGTCAGATAGGATCAGCTCTACCGCTAATTTCAGCTCCCATTTGGGCGGAGCAGTATCGCCGCGAGTTGAGGAGGAGGAATCTGGATGCGACACAGCGAATGCCAGTGGAAAAGGCTCCCACGTTTTAGACATTTTCAGGGCGGCTGGCGAATATGCCAGTGTCGCTGCCCGTGGGTCCAGGGCTGGTACTCATCAAGCTTCAACACGCAGGTCGAGGCTGCAGAGACAACAGGAGGTAGGTGATCCCGGCTCCATCGGTACCTACGGCGCTTCACTGAAACTATCGGGGGAAGTATCAGAGAAGGGCTCCCTTACCCCCGCCATGcgaaaaaaatacttaaaagaCCTTTTTGTAAACAACGGTTTGCACAGTGGGCTCGGAAGTATATTGGTCTCGTCCAATAGCTCCAGCACATCTTCTAAAGACGGCGATAACGAAGCAGCATATAGCACGGAAGAAAGCAACAACAACGCGTTCTGGGTTTTGGACCCCATGGAGCATGCGTGGATGCTGTCGGTTGTGGACGGAAATTTTGACACCATTGTGGATTATCTCTCCGAGGATTTCAGTTTGTTGACTAAAAAGGATTTCGTCAGTGGCTTCACCGTGGTCCACTGGCTGGCAAAGAACGGCCGGGATGAAACACTGGTAAAGCTGCTGAAGTACGCTGAAAAGGAGGGGTCCCCTGTAAATGTAAACTTAAAAGCAAGCGGGGGCCTCACCCCCCTTCACTTGGCTGCAATGCACGGTCAGTACATGGTGGTTAAAATTTTGGTCGGCGCGTTTGGTGCCGATTTGGAAGCCATGGATTACAGTGGTAGAAGAGCGTGGCAGTACCTGAAGACCAACGCCCCTGCGGAGATGAGGGAACTGTTGGGCGGGACGGACTATGAGTACGGGGCATTTGGGTGTCACAATGCCAATAACAACAGTGGGACTGCTGCACAAAACTCCAAAAGTGACGCtaaaggagagaaggaggaggtaGACTCGTTTGAACGGAGAAATAACCGTTCAGTGTTTGGGTCTTTAAGAAAGTTTCTGTCACCCGTACTAAATTTTGTCAACAGCAGCATGGGTGCGGACTCCTAA
- the LOC133124357 gene encoding large ribosomal subunit protein eL39, whose protein sequence is MSSHKTFRIKRFLAKKQKQNRPIPQWIRMKTGNKIRYNSKRRHWRRTKLGL, encoded by the exons ATG TCTTCTCACAAGACATTCAGGATCAAGCGCTTTCTGGCGAAGAAGCAGAAGCAAAACCGACCGATTCCACAGTGGATCAGAATGAAGACAGGCAACAAAATCAG GTACAACTCCAAGAGGAGACACTGGAGGAGGACCAAACTGGGCCTGTAA
- the upf3b gene encoding regulator of nonsense transcripts 3B isoform X2 has product MKEDKENARPREKKIETKCEENEKQEKPSKEKKEAMTKIVVRRLPPSLTKEELEEQLQPLPEVDSLEFFSNDTSLFPYLFSRAYINFKNQEDIVLFRDRFDGYVFIDNRGMEYPAIVEFAPFQKIAKKKSKKKDAKAGTIDEDADYKKFLEYYNGDDEKLTSTPETLLEEVEAKTKELVAKKTTPLLDFLKNKQRIREEKKEERRRRELERKRLRDEERRKWREEDRRKRKEAEKLKKGEKNHEKEGDKSKEEPKIKLLKKPEKGDDADSEKPKDKVKKSEKDKLKEDKALGGNDSKKRQNNENREDRGRKPEDEGRKEHRDRDVERDRERDRERDRDRDRDRDRDRDRRQKEKERLRRQDDERRRRRDRHDGENYRKRDEEGKKEKDRVWEKRKHENTGDPPGHADKPEKPSKDDKKDDSSKRDRVRNKDRPAIQLYQPGARSRNRGGDLPAAADRKPEGEAKSPREKAED; this is encoded by the exons atgaaagaggACAAAGAGAATGCCCGTCcgagggagaaaaaaattgagacaaaatgtgaagaaaacGAGAAGCAGGAAAAGCCTAGTAAAGAGAAGAAGGAAGCGATGACAAAG ATAGTGGTCCGCCGTCTCCCACCCAGTCTAACTAAAGAGGAGTTGGAGGAGCAACTCCAGCCCCTTCCCGAGGTTGACTCCCTGGAATTCTTCTCCAATGACACGAG CCTGTTCCCCTACCTGTTCTCAAGGGCTTATATCAATTTCAAGAACCAAGAGGATATTGTCCTTTTCCGAGACCGGTTTGATGGATATGTTTTCATAGATAACAGAG GAATGGAATATCCAGCCATTGTTGAGTTTGCACCTTTTCAAAAGATTGCCAAAAAGAAGAGTAAGAAGAAAGATGCAAAAGCTGGTACTATTGATGAAG ATGCTGACTACAAGAAATTTCTGGAGTATTATAATGGAGATGACGAAAAACTGACATCTACTCCTGAAACGCTGCTGGAGGAAGTAGAGGCTAAAACAAAAGAGTTAGTCG ctaaAAAAACAACTCCTCTCTTGGACTTCCTTAAAAACAAACAG CGGATCcgggaggagaagaaggaggagcGGAGGCGACGGGAACTGGAGCGCAAGCGACTGCGGGACGAGGAGCGCCGCAAGTGGCGGGAGGAGGACCGGCGGAAACGCAAGGAGGCGGAGAAGctgaaaaaaggagagaaaaaccacgagaaagagggagacaaaTCTAAGGAAGAGCCAAAGATTAAG CTCTTGAAGAAGCCAGAGAAAGGCGATGATGCGGACTCAGAAAAGCCCAAAGACAAGGTAAAGAAGTCCGAAAAGGACAAGCTGAAGGAGGACAAGGCTTTGGGCGGCAACGACTCGAAGAAGCGGCAAAACAACGAAAACCGTGAGGACCGGGGAAGGAA GCCAGAGGACGAGGGGCGGAAGGAGCACAGAGACCGGGACGTGGAACGTGACCGGGAGCGTGACCGGGAGCGTGACCGGGACAGGGACCGGGACCGGGACAGGGACCGGGACCGGCGTCAGAAAGAGAAGGAGCGCTTGAGGAGACAGGACGATgagagacggaggaggaggGACCGCCACGATGGGGAGAACTACCGGAAACGCGACGAGGAGGGAAAGAAGGAGAAAGACCGTGTCTGGGAGAAGAGGAAGCACGAGAACACCGGAGACCCCCCTGGTCACGCTGATAAACCCGAGAAGCCCTCCAAAGACGACAAAAAGGACGACAGTTCCAAAAGAGACCGTGTCAGAAACAAG GATCGCCCCGCCATCCAGCTGTACCAGCCGGGGGCCAGGAGCCGCAACCGGGGAGGAGACCTCCCGGCCGCGGCGGACAGGAAGCCGGAGGGCGAGGCCAAGAGTCCGCGCGAGAAAGCGGAAGACTGA
- the upf3b gene encoding regulator of nonsense transcripts 3B isoform X1, whose protein sequence is MKEDKENARPREKKIETKCEENEKQEKPSKEKKEAMTKIVVRRLPPSLTKEELEEQLQPLPEVDSLEFFSNDTSLFPYLFSRAYINFKNQEDIVLFRDRFDGYVFIDNRGMEYPAIVEFAPFQKIAKKKSKKKDAKAGTIDEDADYKKFLEYYNGDDEKLTSTPETLLEEVEAKTKELVAKKTTPLLDFLKNKQRIREEKKEERRRRELERKRLRDEERRKWREEDRRKRKEAEKLKKGEKNHEKEGDKSKEEPKIKLLKKPEKGDDADSEKPKDKVKKSEKDKLKEDKALGGNDSKKRQNNENREDRGRNRPEDEGRKEHRDRDVERDRERDRERDRDRDRDRDRDRDRRQKEKERLRRQDDERRRRRDRHDGENYRKRDEEGKKEKDRVWEKRKHENTGDPPGHADKPEKPSKDDKKDDSSKRDRVRNKDRPAIQLYQPGARSRNRGGDLPAAADRKPEGEAKSPREKAED, encoded by the exons atgaaagaggACAAAGAGAATGCCCGTCcgagggagaaaaaaattgagacaaaatgtgaagaaaacGAGAAGCAGGAAAAGCCTAGTAAAGAGAAGAAGGAAGCGATGACAAAG ATAGTGGTCCGCCGTCTCCCACCCAGTCTAACTAAAGAGGAGTTGGAGGAGCAACTCCAGCCCCTTCCCGAGGTTGACTCCCTGGAATTCTTCTCCAATGACACGAG CCTGTTCCCCTACCTGTTCTCAAGGGCTTATATCAATTTCAAGAACCAAGAGGATATTGTCCTTTTCCGAGACCGGTTTGATGGATATGTTTTCATAGATAACAGAG GAATGGAATATCCAGCCATTGTTGAGTTTGCACCTTTTCAAAAGATTGCCAAAAAGAAGAGTAAGAAGAAAGATGCAAAAGCTGGTACTATTGATGAAG ATGCTGACTACAAGAAATTTCTGGAGTATTATAATGGAGATGACGAAAAACTGACATCTACTCCTGAAACGCTGCTGGAGGAAGTAGAGGCTAAAACAAAAGAGTTAGTCG ctaaAAAAACAACTCCTCTCTTGGACTTCCTTAAAAACAAACAG CGGATCcgggaggagaagaaggaggagcGGAGGCGACGGGAACTGGAGCGCAAGCGACTGCGGGACGAGGAGCGCCGCAAGTGGCGGGAGGAGGACCGGCGGAAACGCAAGGAGGCGGAGAAGctgaaaaaaggagagaaaaaccacgagaaagagggagacaaaTCTAAGGAAGAGCCAAAGATTAAG CTCTTGAAGAAGCCAGAGAAAGGCGATGATGCGGACTCAGAAAAGCCCAAAGACAAGGTAAAGAAGTCCGAAAAGGACAAGCTGAAGGAGGACAAGGCTTTGGGCGGCAACGACTCGAAGAAGCGGCAAAACAACGAAAACCGTGAGGACCGGGGAAGGAA CAGGCCAGAGGACGAGGGGCGGAAGGAGCACAGAGACCGGGACGTGGAACGTGACCGGGAGCGTGACCGGGAGCGTGACCGGGACAGGGACCGGGACCGGGACAGGGACCGGGACCGGCGTCAGAAAGAGAAGGAGCGCTTGAGGAGACAGGACGATgagagacggaggaggaggGACCGCCACGATGGGGAGAACTACCGGAAACGCGACGAGGAGGGAAAGAAGGAGAAAGACCGTGTCTGGGAGAAGAGGAAGCACGAGAACACCGGAGACCCCCCTGGTCACGCTGATAAACCCGAGAAGCCCTCCAAAGACGACAAAAAGGACGACAGTTCCAAAAGAGACCGTGTCAGAAACAAG GATCGCCCCGCCATCCAGCTGTACCAGCCGGGGGCCAGGAGCCGCAACCGGGGAGGAGACCTCCCGGCCGCGGCGGACAGGAAGCCGGAGGGCGAGGCCAAGAGTCCGCGCGAGAAAGCGGAAGACTGA